From Streptomyces sp. GSL17-111, one genomic window encodes:
- a CDS encoding M15 family metallopeptidase, translating to MRRAVAMAVALGVATTVTGSGPWRDESAPEGFVALADVAPGVVREMRYTGPHNFVGTRIDGYAEDVCLVTRPVARALREVQRAALRHGYTLQVYDCYRPQRAVDHFVRWAADAGRGRMKAEFYPRVAKDRLFAEGYIARRSGHSGGGTVDVTLVPRSAPPTRSYVPGERLVPCFAPRAARFPDRSVDMGTGYDCFDEKARTLHADVTGEQRANRLLLRRLMEGAGFENLPQEWWHFTYRDEPYPGRRFDFPVSRAALSG from the coding sequence ATGAGACGTGCGGTGGCGATGGCGGTGGCCCTGGGCGTGGCGACGACCGTCACGGGATCGGGCCCGTGGCGGGACGAGTCGGCGCCGGAGGGCTTCGTGGCGCTGGCGGACGTGGCCCCGGGGGTGGTGCGGGAGATGCGGTACACGGGGCCGCACAACTTCGTGGGCACACGGATCGACGGGTACGCGGAGGACGTCTGTCTCGTCACCCGCCCGGTGGCCCGCGCGCTGCGCGAGGTACAGCGCGCGGCGCTGCGGCACGGGTACACCCTGCAGGTGTACGACTGCTACCGGCCGCAGCGCGCCGTCGACCACTTCGTCCGGTGGGCGGCCGACGCCGGGCGGGGGCGGATGAAGGCGGAGTTCTATCCCCGCGTGGCCAAGGACCGCCTCTTCGCGGAGGGGTACATCGCGCGCCGCTCGGGGCACAGCGGCGGAGGCACGGTGGACGTGACGCTGGTCCCGCGCTCCGCGCCCCCGACGCGGTCCTACGTGCCGGGCGAGCGTCTGGTGCCGTGCTTCGCGCCCCGTGCGGCACGCTTCCCCGACCGCTCGGTGGACATGGGCACCGGGTACGACTGCTTCGATGAGAAGGCGCGCACCCTGCACGCGGACGTGACCGGGGAGCAGCGCGCGAACCGGCTGCTGCTCAGGCGGTTGATGGAGGGGGCGGGGTTCGAGAACCTGCCGCAGGAGTGGTGGCACTTCACCTACCGGGACGAGCCGTATCCGGGGCGCCGGTTCGACTTCCCCGTCTCCCGTGCGGCGCTGTCCGGCTGA
- a CDS encoding MIP/aquaporin family protein produces MDYPSGDIFIGEIIGTAILVLFGAGVCAAVTLHHSKARASGWVVISFGWGFGVLAGAYTAGPLSGGHINPAVTLGIAIESGVWDKVPVYMAGQLVGAMLGAVLAWLAYLAQYRANADAERSQPTLGGFATIPEIRSPGVNLVTEVIATVALVLPVLAFGLTEGLGTSGTQTLIVALLVVGIGLSLGGPTGYAINPARDLGPRIVHQVLPIPNKGTSDWGYAWVPVIGPLIGGAVAAVVFNVAF; encoded by the coding sequence ATGGACTATCCATCCGGCGACATCTTCATCGGCGAGATCATCGGTACGGCGATCCTGGTGCTCTTCGGTGCCGGCGTGTGTGCGGCGGTGACGCTGCACCACTCCAAGGCCCGGGCGAGCGGTTGGGTGGTCATCTCCTTCGGCTGGGGGTTCGGCGTCCTGGCGGGGGCGTACACCGCCGGTCCGCTGTCCGGCGGCCACATCAATCCGGCCGTCACCCTCGGCATCGCGATCGAGAGCGGGGTGTGGGACAAGGTGCCGGTCTACATGGCCGGACAGCTGGTCGGTGCCATGCTCGGCGCCGTTCTGGCCTGGTTGGCCTATCTGGCCCAGTACCGGGCGAACGCGGACGCGGAGCGTTCGCAGCCGACCCTGGGCGGGTTCGCGACCATTCCGGAGATCCGCAGCCCGGGGGTCAACCTCGTCACCGAGGTCATCGCGACGGTCGCGCTCGTCCTGCCAGTGCTGGCCTTCGGCCTCACCGAGGGGCTCGGCACCTCGGGCACGCAGACGCTGATCGTCGCACTCCTCGTCGTCGGCATCGGCCTGTCACTGGGCGGACCGACGGGGTACGCGATCAACCCGGCGCGCGACCTGGGACCGCGGATCGTGCACCAGGTGCTGCCCATCCCGAACAAGGGCACGTCCGACTGGGGGTACGCGTGGGTGCCGGTCATCGGGCCACTGATCGGCGGCGCCGTGGCGGCGGTGGTCTTCAACGTGGCGTTCTGA
- a CDS encoding GTP-binding protein: MASGHCDRAPSPAAAPVALKVLVTGGFGVGKTTFTGAVSEIRPLRTEAAMTEAGRPHDDLAGVEAKSTTTVAMDFGRITLGDSTVLYLFGTPGQDRFRFLWDELAAGALGAVVIADTRRLEDSFAALDDVERRGLPFAVAVNRFDGARPYPAGSVRTALDLDDHVPVVLCDARRRESARDVLVTLVEHALRTVAARRVAAP; encoded by the coding sequence ATGGCCTCCGGGCACTGTGACCGGGCCCCGTCCCCCGCGGCGGCGCCGGTCGCCCTGAAGGTCCTGGTGACCGGTGGCTTCGGGGTCGGCAAGACCACCTTCACCGGGGCGGTCAGCGAGATCCGGCCGCTGCGCACCGAGGCGGCGATGACCGAGGCGGGCCGTCCCCACGACGACCTGGCCGGAGTGGAGGCCAAGTCGACCACCACGGTCGCCATGGACTTCGGCCGCATCACCCTCGGCGACTCGACGGTCCTCTACCTCTTCGGCACACCCGGACAGGACCGCTTCCGCTTCCTGTGGGACGAGCTGGCCGCCGGCGCCCTCGGGGCCGTCGTCATCGCCGACACCCGCCGCCTGGAGGACAGCTTCGCCGCCCTGGACGACGTCGAGCGGCGCGGCCTGCCGTTCGCCGTGGCCGTCAACCGCTTCGACGGCGCCCGCCCGTACCCGGCGGGCAGCGTGCGCACCGCCCTCGACCTCGACGACCACGTACCCGTCGTCCTGTGCGACGCCCGCCGCCGTGAGTCCGCCCGCGACGTCCTGGTCACCCTCGTCGAGCACGCGCTGCGCACTGTGGCCGCCCGGCGCGTCGCGGCCCCCTGA
- a CDS encoding DUF742 domain-containing protein — MSEAWFDDAAGPVVRPYAMTRGRTRSDARLRLDLISQVVTEDGALRDAESAESAGRPETARLGPEHLAILRGCTAASRSVAELAADLDLPVGVVRVLIGDLVDAALVRVTRPVPPADLPDEGILREVIDGLRAL, encoded by the coding sequence ATGAGCGAGGCCTGGTTCGACGACGCGGCAGGGCCGGTGGTCCGGCCCTACGCGATGACGCGCGGCCGCACCCGCAGCGACGCCCGCCTCCGGCTCGACCTGATCTCCCAGGTCGTCACCGAGGACGGCGCGCTGCGGGACGCCGAGTCCGCCGAGTCCGCCGGACGGCCGGAGACCGCGCGGCTCGGCCCGGAGCACCTCGCGATCCTCCGCGGCTGCACGGCCGCCTCCCGCTCCGTCGCCGAACTCGCCGCCGACCTCGACCTCCCCGTCGGTGTGGTGCGCGTCCTGATCGGCGACCTGGTGGATGCCGCGCTCGTCCGCGTCACCCGTCCCGTCCCCCCGGCCGACCTGCCCGACGAGGGCATCCTGCGCGAGGTGATCGATGGCCTCCGGGCACTGTGA
- a CDS encoding roadblock/LC7 domain-containing protein, whose product MTAPHAHAHHAGGQGGDDLNWLLDDLVGRIGSIRKALVLSGDGLPRGASQDLSREDGEHLAAVASGFHSLARGVGRHFGVGGVRQTVIELEDAFLFVTAAGDGSCLAVLADADGDVGLIAYEMTLLVKRVGVHLGTAPRSDLPGGG is encoded by the coding sequence ATGACCGCACCGCATGCCCATGCCCACCACGCCGGCGGCCAGGGCGGCGACGACCTGAACTGGCTGCTCGACGACCTCGTCGGACGGATCGGCAGCATCCGCAAGGCGCTGGTCCTCTCCGGCGACGGCCTCCCCCGGGGGGCCTCGCAGGACCTCTCCCGGGAGGACGGGGAGCACCTGGCGGCGGTCGCCTCCGGATTCCACAGTCTGGCGCGGGGCGTCGGCCGGCACTTCGGGGTCGGCGGCGTCCGGCAGACCGTCATCGAACTGGAGGACGCGTTCCTCTTCGTCACCGCCGCCGGGGACGGGAGCTGCCTCGCCGTCCTCGCCGACGCCGACGGTGACGTGGGCCTGATCGCCTACGAGATGACACTCCTGGTCAAGCGGGTCGGCGTCCACCTCGGCACCGCTCCCCGGTCCGACCTGCCCGGCGGAGGGTGA